A window of Streptomyces sp. DG1A-41 contains these coding sequences:
- a CDS encoding nucleoside deaminase, with protein MVVKDTELPYLRRCVELAAEALAAGDEPFGSVLVGGDGTVLGEDHNRVASGDRTRHPEFELARWSAARLTPEERAAATVYTSGEHCPMCAAAHAWVGLGRIVYVASSEQLASWLSELGVPAPPVRTLPVHEVAPGVVVDGPVPELTKRVKELHARFHRGRG; from the coding sequence ATGGTCGTGAAGGACACGGAACTGCCGTACCTGCGCCGCTGCGTGGAGCTCGCGGCCGAGGCGCTCGCCGCCGGGGACGAGCCGTTCGGTTCGGTCCTGGTGGGCGGGGACGGCACGGTCCTCGGCGAGGACCACAACCGGGTGGCCTCGGGCGATCGCACGCGGCACCCGGAGTTCGAGCTGGCGCGCTGGTCGGCGGCCCGTCTCACGCCCGAGGAGCGGGCGGCGGCCACGGTCTACACGTCCGGCGAGCACTGCCCGATGTGTGCGGCCGCGCACGCCTGGGTCGGTCTGGGACGCATCGTCTACGTCGCCTCGTCGGAACAACTCGCATCCTGGCTGAGCGAGTTGGGGGTCCCCGCGCCGCCGGTGCGGACACTCCCCGTCCACGAGGTCGCACCGGGCGTAGTCGTGGACGGTCCGGTACCCGAACTGACGAAACGGGTGAAGGAGTTGCACGCACGGTTCCACCGGGGACGCGGCTGA
- a CDS encoding aminotransferase class I/II-fold pyridoxal phosphate-dependent enzyme, with amino-acid sequence MAAHIALVTVATIVYMTIPAAAPALWAVIGLAGVAAVVTGVRVHRPAHQWPWWFLAGGLLTFITGDTYYNVMEEYFDASNPFPSPADACYLATYPLLAIGLSGLVRHRWADRDLPSLLDALIITTGLALPVWVYLVQPLTVAEGLTWQQRAVSVAYPLGDVLVLVLLALLLTPSPVDGTNRAVRLLVVGTLTLLGFDIAYGILQLNGLWQTGTLLDLGWIAFYTAWGLAALHPSMVTLTASVPQRESLLPPPRRLVALAVATLIAPGILLYEGLSNQTRDAAVIAAFSSALFLLVILRLAGMVVAHRHAVTRELALREAAASLVSAFRQEEVDQSCRTAVDRLMGPDVPHGTVLLPTERAADLGARGTHLVSPDALDPDVATGLDGLPAVLVCPMTQPDRPAGTVPGVLLVAAPERQLTETWGSLEILASHAGLAMERVTLRQEVFRRESEAYFRTLVRNASDVILILEDDDTIRYASPSARSVFGTDDLVGVSLPKLVDPGDRERAARELAAVRERGPRPGHDHWWVRRQERRVEVEVRCSDFRDERTVSGLVVTLRDVTEQRRLEQELTQRAFHDSLTGLPNRTLLLERIERALLRGRRESTLTCLLFIDLDDFKLVNDTMGHRVGDHLLIAVGNRLSRALRRTDTAARLGGDEFAVLMEDARQPLDAELLAAQVIQTLGRPFDLDDESVTVSASVGVATARDSTDAEELLGHADLALYAAKAAGKRQWRRFKPLLRSRMVERHDLQSQLVQAVADKTFALRYQPVVDITGGEVVGFEALVRWPHERRPPVTPDQFISLAEETGQIAPLGSWVLENAVNDIAGLQRLPGPARPPYVSVNVSARQFHDAGFVEQVGQALSTPGLEPGSLQLELTETVLLHRDDRLQTVLHTLKELGVNIAVDDFGTGFSSLRYLRDFPIDVLKIDKSFIDDIAHDAQQVALVEGIVRIADTLGLQVIAEGIEDTAQRDLLAGMGCRFGQGYLFARPMTVEQSAHVLRYPNARPFAPPRPRLEAARGRREARWADLEHLRRTSPMSDAVLDEVRGRHIRSGDHWLIDFASCNYLGFDWDPEIMEAVDPAVREWGTHPSWSRLLGSPRLYPDIEERLAALLGAPDTLLLPTLTLVHASVIPALAEDGHVFVEATAHRTVYDGCMVARAQGATLHRFRAERLDELRALLAGVPPGAPRLVCLEGVNSMSGNITDLPALAAVCRAQGATLYVDDAHGFGVIGERGPAETCPYGMRGNSVVRHTGESYDGIVLAAGFSKAYSSLLAFLALPSELKNRLKTAAAPYLYSGPSPTASLATALAGLDVNERRGDAVRADLYRKTVRVLDHLEGLGVSTLNTDRLPIVEVPLANPADLDAVAAYLWEEGIYVTLAAYPLVPRDRVGFRIQLTALNSDDDIDRLNGTLSRLSERFPLRLKG; translated from the coding sequence ATGGCCGCCCACATCGCCCTCGTCACGGTCGCCACAATCGTGTACATGACCATCCCGGCGGCGGCCCCCGCCCTGTGGGCCGTCATCGGACTCGCCGGCGTAGCCGCCGTGGTGACCGGCGTTCGTGTCCACCGGCCCGCGCATCAGTGGCCCTGGTGGTTCCTGGCCGGCGGACTGCTCACCTTCATCACGGGCGACACGTACTACAACGTGATGGAGGAGTACTTCGACGCCTCCAACCCGTTCCCCTCCCCCGCCGACGCCTGCTACCTCGCCACCTACCCGCTCTTGGCGATCGGACTGTCGGGGCTCGTACGGCACCGGTGGGCCGACCGCGACCTGCCGAGCCTGCTCGACGCGCTGATCATCACCACGGGCCTCGCGCTGCCCGTGTGGGTGTACCTGGTGCAGCCGCTGACGGTGGCGGAAGGGCTGACCTGGCAGCAGCGCGCCGTCAGCGTCGCCTATCCCCTCGGCGACGTCCTGGTGCTGGTCCTGCTGGCCCTGCTGCTGACCCCGAGTCCGGTCGACGGGACCAACCGCGCCGTGCGGCTGCTGGTCGTCGGCACGCTGACACTGCTCGGCTTCGACATCGCGTACGGGATCCTGCAACTGAACGGCCTGTGGCAGACCGGCACCCTGCTGGACCTCGGCTGGATCGCCTTCTACACCGCCTGGGGCCTGGCCGCCCTGCACCCCTCGATGGTCACGCTGACCGCGTCCGTGCCGCAGCGGGAGTCCCTGCTGCCGCCGCCGCGCCGGCTGGTGGCGCTCGCCGTGGCCACGCTCATCGCGCCGGGGATCCTGTTGTACGAGGGGCTGAGCAATCAGACGCGGGACGCCGCCGTGATCGCGGCCTTCTCGAGTGCGCTCTTCCTGCTGGTGATCCTTCGGCTGGCGGGGATGGTCGTGGCCCATCGCCATGCGGTGACGCGGGAGCTCGCGCTGCGCGAGGCCGCCGCCTCGCTGGTCTCGGCCTTCCGACAGGAGGAAGTCGACCAGTCCTGTCGTACGGCGGTCGACCGGCTGATGGGGCCGGACGTACCGCACGGGACCGTGCTGCTGCCGACGGAGCGCGCGGCGGACCTCGGCGCGCGGGGCACCCACCTGGTGAGTCCGGACGCCCTCGATCCCGACGTCGCCACCGGACTGGACGGCCTGCCCGCCGTCCTGGTCTGCCCCATGACCCAGCCCGACCGTCCGGCCGGGACCGTCCCGGGTGTCCTGCTGGTAGCCGCCCCCGAGCGGCAGCTCACCGAGACCTGGGGCTCGCTGGAGATCCTGGCGTCGCACGCGGGCCTGGCCATGGAGCGGGTCACGCTGCGCCAGGAGGTCTTCCGGCGGGAGAGCGAGGCGTACTTCCGCACCCTCGTCCGCAACGCCTCGGACGTCATCCTGATCCTGGAGGACGACGACACCATCCGGTACGCCAGCCCGTCCGCGCGGTCCGTGTTCGGCACCGACGACCTCGTCGGCGTCTCGCTGCCGAAGCTGGTGGATCCCGGGGACCGGGAGCGGGCCGCGCGGGAGCTGGCCGCCGTGCGGGAGAGGGGGCCGCGACCCGGGCACGACCACTGGTGGGTGCGGCGCCAGGAACGGCGTGTCGAGGTGGAGGTGCGGTGCAGCGACTTCCGGGACGAGCGGACCGTGTCCGGCCTGGTGGTGACGCTGCGGGACGTGACCGAGCAGCGGCGGCTGGAGCAGGAGCTGACGCAGCGGGCCTTCCACGACTCGCTGACCGGTCTGCCCAACCGGACGCTGCTGCTGGAGCGGATCGAACGCGCCCTGCTGCGCGGCCGCCGCGAGTCGACCCTGACCTGTCTGCTCTTCATCGACCTGGACGACTTCAAGCTGGTCAACGACACGATGGGGCACCGGGTCGGCGACCATCTGCTGATCGCCGTCGGCAACCGGCTGTCCCGGGCGCTGCGGCGCACCGACACCGCGGCCCGGCTCGGCGGGGACGAGTTCGCCGTGCTGATGGAGGACGCCAGGCAGCCGCTCGACGCCGAGCTGCTGGCGGCCCAGGTGATCCAGACACTGGGCCGGCCGTTCGACCTGGACGACGAGTCGGTGACGGTGTCCGCCAGCGTGGGCGTGGCCACCGCGCGCGACAGCACGGACGCGGAGGAACTGCTGGGCCACGCCGACCTCGCGCTGTACGCCGCGAAGGCGGCGGGCAAGCGGCAGTGGCGCCGCTTCAAGCCCCTCCTGCGCAGCCGCATGGTGGAGCGGCACGACCTCCAGTCCCAGCTGGTCCAGGCCGTCGCCGACAAGACGTTCGCGCTGCGTTACCAGCCTGTCGTGGACATCACCGGAGGCGAGGTCGTCGGGTTCGAGGCCCTGGTCCGCTGGCCGCACGAGCGGCGGCCGCCCGTCACGCCGGACCAGTTCATCAGCCTGGCCGAGGAGACCGGGCAGATCGCCCCGCTGGGGTCGTGGGTGCTGGAGAACGCGGTCAACGACATCGCGGGGCTACAACGGCTGCCGGGCCCGGCCCGTCCGCCGTACGTCAGTGTGAACGTCTCCGCGCGCCAGTTCCACGACGCCGGATTCGTCGAGCAGGTGGGCCAGGCGCTGAGCACGCCGGGGCTGGAGCCCGGGTCGCTGCAGCTGGAGCTGACGGAGACGGTGCTGCTGCACCGCGACGACCGCCTCCAGACGGTGCTGCACACGCTCAAGGAACTCGGGGTGAACATCGCGGTCGACGACTTCGGCACCGGCTTCTCCTCGCTGCGCTATCTGCGGGACTTCCCCATCGACGTACTGAAGATCGACAAGTCGTTCATCGACGACATCGCCCACGACGCCCAGCAGGTCGCCCTGGTCGAGGGCATCGTGCGGATCGCCGACACCCTGGGCCTCCAGGTCATCGCGGAGGGCATCGAGGACACCGCGCAGCGGGACCTGCTGGCCGGGATGGGCTGCCGGTTCGGGCAGGGGTACCTCTTCGCCCGGCCCATGACGGTGGAGCAGAGCGCGCACGTGCTGCGGTACCCGAACGCCCGCCCCTTCGCGCCGCCCCGGCCACGTCTCGAGGCCGCCCGGGGACGCCGGGAGGCGCGTTGGGCGGACCTGGAGCATCTGCGGCGCACCAGCCCCATGAGCGACGCGGTCCTCGACGAGGTGCGCGGCCGGCACATCCGCAGCGGCGACCACTGGCTGATCGACTTCGCGTCCTGCAACTACCTGGGTTTCGACTGGGATCCGGAGATCATGGAGGCCGTCGATCCCGCGGTTCGCGAGTGGGGCACGCACCCCAGCTGGTCGCGGCTGCTGGGCAGTCCGCGGCTGTACCCCGACATCGAGGAGCGGCTCGCCGCGCTGCTGGGCGCGCCGGACACGCTGCTGCTGCCGACGCTGACGCTGGTGCACGCCTCGGTGATCCCGGCGCTTGCCGAGGACGGGCACGTCTTCGTGGAGGCGACCGCGCACCGCACCGTCTACGACGGCTGCATGGTGGCCCGCGCCCAGGGCGCCACCCTGCACCGCTTCCGCGCCGAGCGGCTCGACGAGCTGCGTGCCCTGCTGGCCGGGGTGCCGCCGGGCGCGCCCCGGCTGGTGTGCCTGGAGGGCGTCAACAGCATGAGCGGCAACATCACCGACCTGCCCGCGCTGGCCGCGGTGTGCCGGGCCCAAGGAGCGACGCTGTACGTCGACGACGCGCACGGCTTCGGCGTGATCGGGGAACGCGGGCCGGCGGAGACCTGCCCGTACGGCATGCGCGGCAACAGTGTGGTGCGGCACACCGGGGAGTCTTACGACGGGATCGTGCTCGCGGCCGGTTTCTCCAAGGCGTACTCGTCGCTGCTCGCCTTCCTGGCGCTGCCGTCGGAACTCAAGAACCGCCTCAAGACCGCCGCGGCTCCCTATCTCTACTCGGGGCCGTCCCCGACGGCGTCGCTGGCCACGGCGCTCGCCGGGCTGGACGTCAACGAGCGGCGGGGCGACGCCGTCCGGGCCGACCTGTACCGCAAGACGGTCCGGGTGCTCGATCACCTGGAGGGCCTGGGGGTGAGCACCCTCAACACGGACCGGCTGCCCATCGTGGAGGTTCCGCTGGCGAACCCCGCGGACCTGGACGCGGTCGCCGCGTACCTGTGGGAGGAGGGCATCTACGTGACGCTCGCCGCCTATCCGCTCGTGCCCCGCGACCGGGTCGGCTTCCGCATCCAGCTCACGGCGCTCAACTCCGACGACGACATCGACCGCCTGAACGGGACCCTGTCCCGGCTGTCCGAGCGTTTCCCACTGCGGCTGAAGGGCTAG
- a CDS encoding NAD(P)-dependent oxidoreductase, giving the protein MTTNQKNQSILLAGASGVLGRHITRALTEAGHKVTGLGRSADNGIRADLMDRDALLRAVDGHHFDTVIHAATALRKPPMRDRGMFATDALRTEGTAHLVEAARVTGARRFVVESMVFGYGYGDHGDRPVTEDDPFGPPGRTPQLERHIAAMRTKERLASEAEGLEGVALRFGLFYGPGGTDALLPLLRRRQLPLPPDRGRVLPWVELTDAARAVVAAVERGRPGQACNIADRTPLGFRAHVESVAGAYGLPKPMTVPLWLMKPMSYAHTVMSSRLVVSCAKAERELGWTPQYPSSREWLAASRSAGR; this is encoded by the coding sequence ATGACGACGAACCAGAAGAACCAGAGCATCCTCCTCGCCGGCGCGAGCGGTGTCCTCGGCCGGCACATCACCCGGGCCCTGACCGAGGCGGGCCACAAGGTCACCGGACTCGGCCGGAGCGCGGACAACGGCATCCGCGCGGACCTCATGGACCGCGACGCGCTGCTGCGCGCCGTCGACGGGCACCACTTCGACACCGTGATCCACGCCGCGACCGCCCTGCGCAAGCCCCCCATGCGAGACCGCGGCATGTTCGCCACCGACGCGCTGCGCACCGAGGGCACGGCCCACCTCGTCGAAGCCGCCCGCGTCACCGGTGCCCGCCGCTTCGTCGTGGAATCGATGGTCTTCGGCTACGGCTACGGGGACCACGGTGACCGCCCGGTCACCGAGGACGACCCCTTCGGCCCGCCTGGCAGGACCCCGCAGCTTGAGCGGCACATCGCGGCCATGCGGACCAAGGAGCGGCTCGCCTCCGAGGCGGAGGGGCTGGAGGGCGTCGCGCTCCGCTTCGGCCTGTTCTACGGCCCTGGCGGCACCGACGCCCTGCTGCCCCTGCTGCGCAGGCGGCAACTGCCCCTGCCCCCCGACCGCGGCCGGGTGCTGCCATGGGTGGAGCTCACCGACGCGGCCCGCGCGGTGGTCGCCGCCGTGGAACGCGGCCGGCCCGGTCAGGCCTGCAACATCGCCGACCGCACCCCGCTCGGCTTCCGCGCCCACGTCGAGAGCGTGGCCGGGGCGTACGGACTGCCGAAGCCGATGACCGTACCGCTGTGGCTGATGAAGCCCATGTCGTACGCGCACACGGTGATGTCCTCGCGGCTGGTGGTGTCCTGCGCCAAGGCGGAACGCGAGCTGGGCTGGACGCCGCAGTACCCCTCCAGCCGCGAGTGGCTCGCCGCTTCGCGGTCGGCGGGCCGCTGA
- a CDS encoding GNAT family N-acetyltransferase codes for MDHTALLALFDRELREQARPDGPGARVERAGEVVRQVATGQEWNGVLWSAFDEAAADAAIAEQIAHYTGLGLAFEWKLYGHDRPADLGQRLRAAGFTPEPEETLMIGEVGEPALDAEPPQGVRVEPVTDPTGVDLVADVHEKAFGADSSWLRHQLLARLSADPDTVVAVVAMAGDEPVSAARMELVPGTRFAGLWGGGTVEGWRGRGIYRALVAHRARAAAARGYRYLQVDASSQSRPILERLGFTPLTTTTPYVYTP; via the coding sequence ATGGATCACACCGCGCTGCTCGCCCTGTTCGACCGTGAGCTGCGCGAGCAGGCGCGGCCGGATGGTCCCGGCGCCCGCGTCGAGCGGGCCGGCGAGGTGGTGCGCCAGGTCGCCACCGGGCAGGAGTGGAACGGCGTCCTGTGGTCCGCCTTCGACGAGGCGGCGGCGGACGCGGCGATCGCCGAGCAGATCGCCCACTACACCGGACTCGGCCTGGCCTTCGAGTGGAAGCTGTACGGACACGACCGGCCGGCGGACCTCGGGCAGCGGCTGCGCGCGGCCGGGTTCACGCCCGAGCCCGAGGAGACGCTGATGATCGGCGAGGTCGGCGAGCCGGCCCTCGACGCCGAACCGCCGCAGGGCGTCCGCGTGGAGCCGGTCACCGACCCGACGGGCGTGGATCTCGTGGCCGACGTCCACGAGAAGGCCTTCGGCGCGGACAGCTCCTGGCTGCGGCACCAGCTCCTCGCCCGGCTCTCGGCCGACCCGGACACCGTCGTCGCCGTCGTGGCGATGGCCGGCGACGAGCCGGTGAGCGCGGCCCGCATGGAACTCGTGCCCGGCACGCGGTTCGCCGGCCTGTGGGGCGGCGGCACCGTCGAGGGCTGGCGCGGCCGCGGCATCTACCGCGCCCTGGTGGCCCATCGCGCCCGCGCCGCCGCGGCACGCGGCTACCGCTACCTCCAGGTCGACGCCTCCAGCCAGAGCCGCCCCATCCTGGAACGCCTGGGCTTCACACCGCTGACCACGACGACGCCGTACGTGTACACGCCGTAG
- a CDS encoding GlsB/YeaQ/YmgE family stress response membrane protein produces MEIDGIISAIVIGIVIGVLGRLVVPGRQRIGILWTILVGILAALVGSAIASAFDVADTKGVDWVEWLIQIGLAALGVAALDRSKARR; encoded by the coding sequence ATGGAGATCGACGGCATCATCAGTGCCATCGTGATCGGCATCGTCATCGGCGTCCTGGGCCGGCTCGTGGTCCCGGGCCGTCAGCGGATCGGCATTCTGTGGACGATCCTCGTCGGCATCCTTGCCGCGTTGGTCGGCTCCGCGATCGCCTCCGCGTTCGACGTCGCCGACACAAAGGGCGTCGACTGGGTCGAGTGGCTCATCCAGATCGGCCTCGCCGCGCTCGGCGTCGCCGCACTGGACCGCTCGAAGGCCCGCCGCTGA